The DNA sequence ATATTCCAATGCATACCCGTCATCCTTTAACCGGAGGATCCCAAATCCTCCTCCACAGCACAGCCCTGTAACAAGATATCCTGGGCCGTACAATTACCCAAGCCCAACCCCAACCGTGTATGACGGCCCAACATCAGTCTCTTACGGAACCTCATATGGAGTAGCCCGTCCTCAAAGCCCTGTTGCTCTTCCACAACAACATATCTACTCCCTCTCTGGGGACAACAGCATGGCTGCTAGTTCTGTATTCCGAAGTGGTGGTTCATATGGCGGCCAGACCAGCTATGGAGGGCCATACGATTATGCAAATGGGACGCCGCCATCTTACCAACCTCTTCCTTATGCAAAATAATTTTGGAGACATAGCTATGTGGTTCctgatcttcagttggtgactTGGGTCCCTTATCAGATAATGCTTTTTTGTCCGTGTGCTTCTTAGATAGTCCATGTCACTGCTTCTCTCACTTTGATTTTAACCTTCCAAATCAAAGGTTAGAAAAGTAAGAACAATCACTCCCCCGGTTATTATATTCATTTAATATGGAGCACAAAACTTTTGGCCGTAGGTGAATGGCCCTTCCACTATGAGTTTCAGTCATCTACGACTGGAAATTGCCCGTGTGTGCCCGGTGGTTGGGTGTGAAACCCAGTTTTCTTAGGTTCAACGCCGTCTCGTGTATTAGGTTCATTCCGGTACCAAAATCTTTCCAACGAAGAATGGGTAAAGCAAAAGCAAATACTACACGTATGGAACTAATGTTCCAGAATTTTCAACCGTGTGCCATTTCAAACTCAATCCTGGGTGTAAGGATATTCTACATGAACATTCGTCCACCATCGCCCTTGATCTTTTTGTCTCCTTGACTTCATTGACATTAATCTCTTTTGCTTCGTTCTGAGTGCGATGGCTCCATTGGTTTTGTTTTCAAATGAAATAAATTACTCCTTGGACCAACCAGCTCTATATGTGAGATatataaaagaagaaaacatggttttctttttgttctacaGGCCAAACTGGACCATTTCCTTTGTTGATATGTAGTATGCAACGAGTCATGATCCAATTGTGTTTATATGCGATTCTTATGTTTTCTattgacttgttcttgttgaaacttgaaagcaccACCAAATAGAAAACAACGCTGTCAAATGAAGAATAGAGCACCCTAATTGTCTAATGCTGTACAAAGGAAGTGACAATTTGACAATgaactcttttttgttttggtgcAAATTTAGAAGATTTCTAGGTTTCCATAGGACCCAAAATCAACTCGGAGATCACATGCAAAAGAGGTGAAAGCGGTTGTTGCTTCAACTTGTGTAGTGCTTTTAACACGGGGGGTCTCTTTGCGTGATAACAAAATTGGAAGGAAGACAATGGTTATTGGTCTATATTCtgtgaaaaaagagaaaatatacCTACTTTTtctgaatttggaaagaaaattcgTTTACAATTCTTATATcaaatttttgtattttccatCTCTTAGAACTttcacatttttattttattatttcgTGCAAGTCATCTCTACCTACTTTTTCTAAATTTGGAAAGAAACAATTCATTTACAATTCTTATATCAAATTTTCGTATTTTACATCTCTTAGAACTTccacatttttattttattatttcgTGTAAGTCATCTCTACCAACTTTTTATTGATTTCGCCTataattattcattgaataaTTGTATGATTTTCGGTTAATGTCATTTGGATAACAACACTTTCACAGTGGAGTTTGGACAATGCAAACTAATACTTGAAAAATGCCGATTATTTTCACATTTTTCCGTAATGACTAATGGAACCAAAATTGAGCACAGTCCATAAATCTTATTTCCTCCTTTGAAAAACCAGTCGAACATAGTCGAGCGATCCCATTTGAAAACCACCAACTTATTTGGTTGTTGTCAATGTGGCACACACACTGACACACAGCCCACCCCGCAACCCTAAATCTCCCGGAGGAAGGCCATCGCCGCAGCAGCTGTGGATGGTGGTGTTGGAGGTGTGAAAGTAGCAAATTTCTATTTAGGAATTGAAGAGGAGTAGGTGGATTTTATAGTTACTCTTATAATATATACTACATAGTTGAGACCCAAAAAGATAAAAACCAATAGTACCATATTCTATTTTACTCACATGACCTAAAGGAAATCATGGACCATCGATCCTGAGATGGCTCACTGATGGCATACGTTATGATATGTCTCACATGAGCCCACGTCCTAACCCTTACATTTGCCTTTTGCCTCCTCTTATTATATAAATACTGCAAATCTGCTTTATTCTAAACGAAACAAATCAACAAACAAGCGCgagtgagagagaagaaagaaacacAGAGAAACAGAGAAGATGGCTGGTGATAGTAATGGCAGCTCTGCAGCCTCCGAGTCCTTCGTGAAGATGCCAACCATAAAGTTCACCAAGCTCTTCATCAATGGAGAATTCGTCGACTCCATCTCAGGTACTCAACTCCTCACGAACATCTCAAACACATACCTTTGCTACCATTTCGTCGTCTTTTAATATCGTTCGGACTTTGTCGTACGTTGTTTCGGGCAACGTTACCCAACACATTTATGATGGATATTCGTTTTTCTTTGTAAGGTAAAACATTCGAGACCATAGATCCAAGAACCGGGGAGGTGATAACCAGAGTTGCAGAGGGAGATAAGGAAGACGTGGACCTGGCGGTGAAAGCTGCACGCGCCGCCTTCGACCATGGCCCTTGGCCTCGTTTGCCCGGCGCTGTACGTAATCCGGCAACTCTTTTCTTCGCTTTTACCGCCTCCATAGCTAAGCTAATTCGTTCTAGTCCTTCTGTCCCATCCCCATTTTTCTTATCTTTGTTCGATcggcatttttttttgttttcttccagATAGCATTGTTTGAAAATTATTGTTAATAAATTCCATGAGGACAAAACCAATATTTTTCAAATAGAATTATTGAGGCCTGCTCCAGCTTCTTCTTCTCGGCCTTAATAATTGCTTCCGTCTGAGGAGATTGTCTTCTGGTCCCTGAGATTTCCTTTAGTCAACTAATTAAGATTACAGAGATATTATCAGAGATAGTGGCAAGATAAGATACATATCATATTTTTAAGAACACTAATAAGACTCAAATCACTAGATTATTAGAGAGAGATAACGTGATTGGCATTGAGATTACGCAACATAAAATATGAGGGGATCATGTGATTAGCATTATGATTAGTATAAGAGAGTATGTAGATGTAGTTAACACACTCGATGTCAATCTATACTTATTTAATACATCTTATAAGGGtgtataataatataaatttcgAGTCTCGATTTACTATATTAAGGGTGTAATAACAACTTCGTATATGTGTAACTATAGTGAGCATACATTGATCGCGTGACCAAGATGCACGAGTTGAATTGTCAATGTGTGACCATGATACACGAGTTGAATTGTCAAAATATCAACATTTTCTTAATGCAGCAATCTTGTATTTAAGCCATTTTTTTAGTCTGAATCTCTAGTTAAATATTCAAAATTAATAGTAAGTCCGGGAATGTAAGCTGcaaatttttcaaaaataaagtcAAGTTCATATTTCCCCTTCATAATGTGGAAACTCCCAAGAAACttgtcaattttatttgttgGCAAGAAAacctttcaattatttatattcttttacTGACCTACGTACTCGtctctgtttcttttcttaGGGACaatttatttgtattttttcaTAATTGTACTACTGACAAGTCCATTGACTTGGCTTCTCAAGTCCTTTTTTTGGACCACACGttaataaagtaaagaaaatagagaatgaaaaataaaGCTACTTAACTTATGAGTGAAGAGAATATGGCTATGAACTATATATGCAGCAAAATTATTATGTACTTAACTTAGCTTTGATGTTTAGAATTAGTTCTAATTAATTTACTTTAGTGTGAATAAGTAAGTAAGAGTCTGATATTGATGTAATGCCTTGACTATTGTTCAGGAGAGAGGAGCGATTATGTTGAAGTTTGCAGACTTGATTGATGAACATACAGAAGAACTGGCCAAGTTGGATACAGTTGATGCTGGGAAGTTGTTCGGTTTTGGCAAAGCTGTAGACATACCTCAGGTAGCACACATGGTACGTTACTATGCCGGTGCAGCTGATAAAATTCATGGGGAGGTGCTGAAAATGTCGCGTGAGCTCCAAGGTTATACGTTGCTCGAACCCATTGGTGTTGTCGGACACATTATTCCCTGGAATTTCCCCAGCAGCCTGCTGTTTGCTAAGGTTGCCCCTACCTTAGCTGCTGGTTGCACTATGGTCGTCAAACCTGCTGAGCAAACACCTCTTTCGGCGCTCTATTATGCCCATCTGGCTAAGTTGGTAAGCTTGGAAAAACCTTCTCATAGTATATTTGCACTGTCAGCCACGTGACTTGTTATGCTGCCTAAAAAGTTTCACATGTTATGTTATCAAATCGTCAATTTAGATCATTGATTTATTGGTTATGTCAAATTAGTGAAATTATGCATGTGTTTGGTTGATCCAGATTCATTGTCTAACAACCTAACACGTGGAAAATTTAAGAAGGGAAATGAACTTGAATGTATATGCATGTATAAACATTTTGCCCGTGGGCTTAGTTTTAGTGGTGACTTTGGCTTGTGACTTTAAATGAAGGCTGGTGTTCCTGATGGAGTACTCAATGTCATAACTGGATTTGGAAAGACTGCTGGTGCTGCCGTCACCCATCATATGGAcattgacaaagtaaaattttAGCTCCTTTCCTTCAACCTTCATGTCGTTTATGTGATTACCTTTACAAACTTCCGTTATATATAGTTTAATGGCTTACAGTGATATTGATACTTTTGTTAACTTCTTGATATTACAGGTCAGTTTTACTGGTTCCACGGACGTAGGTCGTGAGGTGATGCAGGCTGCAGCAAAGAGCAATTTAAAAGCAGTTTCACTTGAACTAGGGGGCAAGTCACcccttttaatttttgatgATGCTGATGTCGACAAGGCTGCTGACCTTGCTCTCTTGGGAATCCTCTACAACAAGGTCAGGTTTATAACTTTGTTTCATCATTTTTCATAACCAGAATTTCATTTATAACTTGGCTGGAATAGTAGCAGTACTCACTcttttgttatttatatttCCAGGGAGAAATTTGTGTGGCCAGTTCTCGAGTCTTTGTTCAAGAAGGAATTTATGATGAACTTGTGAAGAAGTTGCAGTTGAAGGCGAAGGATTGGGTTGTTGGGGATCCTTTTGATCCTAATGTTCGTCAAGGACCCCAGGTAACCCAGGCGAAAAACTGAAGATAGTATATGATCTTAATTAGTGTCTTCTAGTATTATAATCATCAATAACTGCAGTTTTATGATTGATGTATATGCAGGACTAAGCTTGTGAATTCCTAAAGTTATACAAAACATTACCTATGTAAGAGTTCACATTCATGTCATTAACTTAAAATTTCAGGTTGATAAAAAACAGTTTGAGAAAATCTTGACCTACATTGAGCATGGGAAAAGAGAAGGAGCAACTTTGCTAACAGGAGGAAAACCTGTGGGGAAGAAGGGCTATTACATCGAGCCAACAGTATTCACTGATGTCAAGGTACACTTTCGAGTTCAATATAAATTCTGATATACTGAAATATCGATTCTGCTTCTGTCTTGTTCATCTCATTATTGTTATAACAACTTGCACAGGATGACATGCTTATAGCCAAGGATGAAATATTCGGACCTGTAATGTCACTGATGAAGTTCAAGTAAGCACAAACCTAATTCCTGTTGTTCCATTTAGCCTTTCTGATAAGCTAAAAATGGACACAAGTTTTGCTTATAACTCTGAGCAATTTTGCAGGACCATTGAGGAGGGAATAGCAAGAGCCAACAACACCAAGTATGGCCTAGCTGCAGGCATTGTAACCAAGAACATCGATGTGGCTAACACCGTCTCAAGATCAATCCGCGCAGGCATTATATGGATCAACTGCTACTTTGCCTTCGACCGCGATTGCCCTTATGGAGGATACAAGATGAGTGGCTTTGGAAGAGACTTTGGTATGCAGGGCCTCCACAAGTACCTGCATACTAAATCTGTGGTCACTCCCATTTATAACTCTCCCTGGCTCTGAATCCAATACCAAAAGAATGTTAGCAGCTTGCAATTGCAGTGCAGAATAAATTATTGAGTTGAAGTTCCTTATTTATGTGGGAAATGTCAAAAAGATTGTATATCAGCTACTTGCATGTGTTTCCTCTGTTGTTGTTGCAATATACAAGTCTCTGTTTGATTGAAAATCTGCAAATGATCATTGTTAGATATGGGGCCTTCTTAACATAATCTTTCAGCAATATCTATCCGTAGGTGTCTGCAAGAAGAGCAATTCAGTTGGGACATTAATTTATAGGCTTCTTGCAGTGTCATTTCATCAAACATGTAATGGACAAAAACACATGTTGCTGGATGAAATCAGAATCAAACAATTACCAACAAAAAAAACCGGAAAACTTCATGCCAGCAATAATAGGAATGTCCATCAACTTCATAAAATTCATTTGAAATTTGTCTTTACATCCAAATAAATTGTTAAAAATAAAGACAAAACTTATTCTAAACTGAAAAATTACGTTACATATTAGATGCAATCTGTACAAACAATTAAATGACTCATTTGccacaaatgaatgaatgattacTTTCAATTTCTAACTTTTGACAGTGTATAGCATAGAAATGATATACTTTGTCATCATATTCTATTGGATAACCTctaaatttaatttcaaattttttttttactttttaatttttttaaaatttttttttttttttatatagaaaaGTGCTAGCGATCAATCCCAAATTATCCAATATTTGTCACATCGTTGCTTTTAATTCATGGAGTTCAAAATTCAAACATGTTTAGAATAATACAAGTGACAGTGATTAAAACTATTATTTAGGAAAAAGAATAGGAAAACAAGTTGAGTTAATTAGCCTAAAAGAATTCAAATGTTCATCTGGGTACGTAATCACACTGGGTTGCACGAAGTCTACCACTTTGATCGATCTTAACATCTCTTTCTTTATGACCTCAATACCGGTTCACATGCATACACGACCATCTCGGACTTAAATTTTGGAAACTcaattattttaattgtttcttAAACGAATAAGTGTATGACTTGCCGaaaattaattgaaaatgaGTTAATTAAATTTCTATATTTTTCGTACGAGTGTTTTTCCACCAGAAGTTACCTATTTCATTCAATATTAGACAATTACGTTTAGCTTTTGCCTTTTGCCTCGTCTATATAAACAGCGTCATGCTATACGAAACCAAGCAAGAACAAGTCTCTAGACAAAGAAACAGAGATAATGGGTGGCCAAAGTAATGGAAGCTCTGCATGCTCCGAAGAGTCATTTGTGAAGATGCCAACGATAAAGTTCACCAAGCTCTTCATCAATGGAGAATTCGTCGATTCCGTTTCAGGTACGTACGTTCTTACTCGATCATTAACATGTCTCACAAATCACAAGCTACTGCTAGCTACTTTGTTGGTGATGTTTAGTTTCTATATTGTTCAAAGATCCAAACTTTCTCAAACACATATTGTATCTCCCATTTCTCGATTTATGCGTGTCATTCTTTCATGTGTCAACTAAGGTTTCCGAAAGGACAACACACACTTCACCTGcacattctcatttttattgatGTTTTGCTTTTGCAAGGAAAAACATTTGAGACGATAGACCCAAGAACAGGGGAGTTGATAACCAGAGTGGCAGAAGGAGATAAGGAAGACGTGGATTTGGCCGTGAAAGCTGCACGCGCGGCCTTTGACCACGGCCCCTGGCCTCGCTTGCCCGGCGCTGTACGTAATATCTTACTCCACTCTGTTCTTCGCTTTTACTGCCAcctatagctagctagctaagctAATTCGGTTCAGTCCTTAATTTGTCACGGTCCGATGACTCCGATCCTCATTTTCCGTATCTATGTTTGATCAGTCATTTTTGTGTTCTACCATGTTTTCTTGAATCTTGACTATCCTGTTTGCATGTATTAGTTTTATTTCGAAGACAAAACGAATCACTCTATAAAGAGATTACTGAGCTAGGTGTTCTAGCTTCTtcgtcttcatcttcatcttcatctatcTTATTAATTTCGTCTCTTGGAGGAGATTGTCTTCTGGTCCCAATTATTTCGATTAGTCAACTAATAATATGACAGTGATATGATCATAGGTAGTCGGCTATTTAAGTTGGCAAACCGCCAACCGATCACTAGCTTTTGTTAATTCAAAAAACGTACGAGTCTTGTGGCGGCCAGTTTTAGAGGGAGACCATGTGGCTAGCATTATGATCCGTAAACTGTAAACATGGTATATATTAAGCACATAGCAGCCTCGATTAGTTATGATGTAAGCTACAGCTGAAGTTGACTATCAAGTTTGcttccatttttttcttctacgTATCTACAGTGTTCCAATAATAAACGACGTCCCAAACAAAAAAGTAATAGATGAGCTCATAGTGGGAAAATTTCAAAGTAagactttctatttttaattagtTGCGTGAGTCATACGTAATATGTACAACTACATACGTTCATtagtttagaaaagaaaaacgttcattttcaagccatctTATATTCGTATATTTACAGACCAATTAAAACCTTATCTCGTTTGTTTTATAATTTGGTACAGATCATTGTTCTTTTCATTTTACCATTTGACGACTCCTTGATAATTTCTCTAGTCCTTTTCGGGATCACAACTAAATTAGTGAATGAAAATCATGGCTATAGTGACCAAGTACCATATCGAAAAATGGAAAATTCTACGGTACCTATATGTATGTAATAAACTCATTTACAAAattgacaataaatttgttgtcattgtgGTAAATAGAGTTATTTTTTGGGTAATTTTAATTCTATTAGAGGTAATACTCTACTTACaacatttttacaagtttatgaacaAATTATTGTTGAAGTGGTAACTTGATTCAATTATCTGTAAATGTGTAAAACAAATGTGGTAAGTTTGTTATCAATGTAGTAAATTTACTTCAACTAAATTGCAATCTTGGTTCAATTAGATgaaaaatgagtgtatgataaacgTCCAAGTACCATAGACAACCCCATCGAAAAATTGTCATCTAATTAAGTTTAGCCTTTACATTTAGTAAAACTTTGAATTAATTACTTTACTTTAGTGTGAATAATTAAGAGTCTGAAATTGATGTAATATATGCCTTGAATACTGTTCAGGAGAGGGGAGCAATTATGTTGAAGTTTGCAGACTTGATTGATGAACACACAGAAGAACTGGCCAAGTTGGATACAGTTGATGCCGGGAAGTTGTTCAGTTTTGGCAAAGCCGTAGACATACCTCAGGTAGCACAAACTCTACGTTACTATGCTGGTGCAGCTGATAAAATTCATGGAGAGGTGCTCAAAATGTCGCGCGAGCTTCAAGCTTATACATTACTCGAACCCATTGGTGTTGTCGGACACATCATTCCATGGAATTTTCCCAGTACCCTGTTATTCGCTAAGGTTGCTCCTTCCTTGGCAGCTGGTTGCACAATGGTTGTCAAGCCTGCCGAGCAATCACCTCTTTCAGCTCTTTATTATGCACATCTCGCAAAGTTGGTAAGCTTGGAAAAATATTCTCATAGTATTTTTACACAGTTGTCGGACATGTTATGTTGCCTAGAAATTAAGTTGGTATGTTATGTTATCTAGCCTATGGACATGTTGTGTTGTCGTGCTGACAATTTTGATTATTGATTATGTAAAATCTTCGTTTGAATGTAAAGGTAATCAAAATTGTATTGCTAGTGGTGGACTTTGGCTAATTGTGAGTTATTTATGAAGGCTGGTGTTCCTGATGGAGTACTCAATGTCATCACTGGATATGGAGAGACAGCTGGTGCTGCCATCACCCATCATATGGACGTTGACAAAGTACATTCTAGCTAGCTCTTTTCCTTGGAATATTTGGTCATTAATTAAACTTTCAGGATAGTTTATATAGCTTACTGTAATACATACTGATACTTGCTTAATTTCGTAATATTTTAGGTCAGTTTTACTGGTTCCTCAGAGGTCGGCCGTGAAGTAATGCAGGCAGCAGCAAAGAGCAATTTAAAAGCAGTTTCACTTGAACTTGGGGGCAAGTCACCCCTATTGATTTTTGATGATGCTGATGTAGACATGGCTGCTGACCTTGCTCTCTTGGGGATTCTCTTCAACAAAGTCAGATTTTAGGATTCTAGTTTTCA is a window from the Rosa chinensis cultivar Old Blush chromosome 2, RchiOBHm-V2, whole genome shotgun sequence genome containing:
- the LOC112190148 gene encoding aldehyde dehydrogenase family 2 member C4; this translates as MAGDSNGSSAASESFVKMPTIKFTKLFINGEFVDSISGKTFETIDPRTGEVITRVAEGDKEDVDLAVKAARAAFDHGPWPRLPGAERGAIMLKFADLIDEHTEELAKLDTVDAGKLFGFGKAVDIPQVAHMVRYYAGAADKIHGEVLKMSRELQGYTLLEPIGVVGHIIPWNFPSSLLFAKVAPTLAAGCTMVVKPAEQTPLSALYYAHLAKLAGVPDGVLNVITGFGKTAGAAVTHHMDIDKVSFTGSTDVGREVMQAAAKSNLKAVSLELGGKSPLLIFDDADVDKAADLALLGILYNKGEICVASSRVFVQEGIYDELVKKLQLKAKDWVVGDPFDPNVRQGPQVDKKQFEKILTYIEHGKREGATLLTGGKPVGKKGYYIEPTVFTDVKDDMLIAKDEIFGPVMSLMKFKTIEEGIARANNTKYGLAAGIVTKNIDVANTVSRSIRAGIIWINCYFAFDRDCPYGGYKMSGFGRDFGMQGLHKYLHTKSVVTPIYNSPWL
- the LOC112190146 gene encoding aldehyde dehydrogenase family 2 member C4 — its product is MGGQSNGSSACSEESFVKMPTIKFTKLFINGEFVDSVSGKTFETIDPRTGELITRVAEGDKEDVDLAVKAARAAFDHGPWPRLPGAERGAIMLKFADLIDEHTEELAKLDTVDAGKLFSFGKAVDIPQVAQTLRYYAGAADKIHGEVLKMSRELQAYTLLEPIGVVGHIIPWNFPSTLLFAKVAPSLAAGCTMVVKPAEQSPLSALYYAHLAKLAGVPDGVLNVITGYGETAGAAITHHMDVDKVSFTGSSEVGREVMQAAAKSNLKAVSLELGGKSPLLIFDDADVDMAADLALLGILFNKGEICVASSRVFVQEGVYDQLVKKLTEKAKDWVVGDPFDPNVRQGPQVDKTQYEKILTYIEHGKREGATLLTGGKPVGKKGYYIEPTVFTDVKDDMLIATDEIFGPVMSLMKFKTIEEGIERANKTKYGLAAGIVTKNIDVANTVSRSIRAGTIWINCYFAFDNDVPFGGYKMSGFGRDFGMQGLHKYLHTKSVVTPIYNSPWL